The Xylophilus rhododendri region CTGGGCGGGCCCTGGCTCTACCGCAGCATGGGCGGGCAGGACGCCTCGCTGCGCGCCGCCCTCACCTACTCCAACGCGATCTTCGCGGGCATCGTGCTGCTGTGGCTCTTCAATGCCCTGGCGGCCGTGATGCGCGGAACGGGCAACATGACGGCGCCGGCCATGACCGTGTTCTTCGGCACGCTGGCGCTGGTGCCGCTGTCGCCGCTGCTGATCTTCGGCGCCGGGCCGGTGCGCGGCATGGGCATCGTGGGCGGGGCCATCGCCATGCTGCTGTATTACGCGGCGGGCTGCCTGGTGCTGGGCTGGCTGGTGCTGTCGGGCCGCAGCGTGGTCAAGCCTGCGATGGCGCACCTGCGGCTGCGCTGGCCGCTGCTGCGCGACATCCTGAAGGTGGGGCTGGTGGCGGCGCTGGTGACCTTGTCGACCAACCTCACCATCATGATCGCCACCGCCTATGTGGGCCGTTTCGGCACGGCGGCGATCGCCGGCTACGGCACCGGATCGCGGCTGGAATACCTGCTGGTGCCGCTGGTCTTCGGCCTGAGCGCGCCGGTGGTCACCATGGTGGGCACCAACCTCGGCGCCGGGCAGCGCGAGCGGGCGCTGCGTGTGGCCTGGACCGGGGCTGCCCTGGCCACCGGGCTGACCGAGCTGGTGGGTGTGCTGGCCGCGCTGTTTCCGATGCAGTGGCTGTCGCTCTTCGGCAGCGATCCGGCCATGCTGTCGGCCGGCGCGCAGTACCTGCGCACGGTCGGGCCGGCCTATGGGTTCTTCGGGCTGGGGCTGTCGCTTTACTTCGCATCGCAGGGCGCCGGGCGCCTGCTCTGGCCGGTGATGGCCAACGCGGCACGGCTGGCCACGGCGGCCATCGGCAGCGCGCTGGTGCTGCAGGCCGGCGGCGGGCTCGGCGCCATGTTCCTCACCCAGACGGTGGCGCTGATGCTGTTCGGGCTGGTGATCGCGGCTGCCGTCTCCGGTGGCGCCTGGTTCGGCCGGCCGGGCTTGCCGCGCACGCCCTCAGGGCTGATGTTGCGGCTGGCCGGCAAGAATCCGATGGCTTAGCTCGGCGCCGCGGCGGCACCGCCCTGGATCACCCGCTGCAGCTCGGCCTCGCCCGCGTCATGGGCCTCCTCGAAACTGCCGTAGTGATGGGCGGCCACCGATACCGGCCTGGAGATGCTGTCCACCAGCATCTCCACCACCACCCAGCGATGGGCCGAGGGGCCGTCTTCCAGTACCTGCAGGCCGAATCGCTTCATGGGATTTCCTGGTGGATGGCCGGATTTCAGCCGTGGGCTGCGCGGCCGACGTTCCAGGTCGCGGTTGCCGGCAGGCGGCGGCGCACGATGGCCAGCCGCGTGGCCTTGACCACCGCCGACACCAGGCGGCCATCGCGCGAACGCAGGATTTCCTGCTCGCCTGACAGTGTCGTCAGCACGATGGTGTGGCTCTGGAAGCTGCCCACCAGCCGCACCACCGCGGCCGACAGCAGCGCGAGCACGCCGGCGAAGGCGGCCATGCCCACATCGGCCGGCGAATTGATCAGCTCGCCGATGGCCCACAACACGAAGAGCACGGCGAAGGCGAAAGGCACCGACTTGCCGACATAACTGGATTCCGACTGCACCCGCACCTCCTGCGCGAGGCTCAGCGGATGGGCGATGCCATCGATGACGACGCGGCGTTCGGTGACCAGAACGTCGCCTTGCTCGAACAGAACGGTTTCCTGGGGGCTCATGGTGGGTGTTGCCGGGAAGCTGAAGGA contains the following coding sequences:
- a CDS encoding MATE family efflux transporter, yielding MAGKMDANTPTDARAGMNARTRLLLEGPITRTLLKLAAPNILLIVGQAGAGLIETFFISRLGTDALAGASLVFPVVMLMQMMSGGAIGGGIASAIARALGGGRRDDADRLAVHALAIAAGFGIAFSLILLLGGPWLYRSMGGQDASLRAALTYSNAIFAGIVLLWLFNALAAVMRGTGNMTAPAMTVFFGTLALVPLSPLLIFGAGPVRGMGIVGGAIAMLLYYAAGCLVLGWLVLSGRSVVKPAMAHLRLRWPLLRDILKVGLVAALVTLSTNLTIMIATAYVGRFGTAAIAGYGTGSRLEYLLVPLVFGLSAPVVTMVGTNLGAGQRERALRVAWTGAALATGLTELVGVLAALFPMQWLSLFGSDPAMLSAGAQYLRTVGPAYGFFGLGLSLYFASQGAGRLLWPVMANAARLATAAIGSALVLQAGGGLGAMFLTQTVALMLFGLVIAAAVSGGAWFGRPGLPRTPSGLMLRLAGKNPMA
- a CDS encoding DUF6232 family protein, translating into MSPQETVLFEQGDVLVTERRVVIDGIAHPLSLAQEVRVQSESSYVGKSVPFAFAVLFVLWAIGELINSPADVGMAAFAGVLALLSAAVVRLVGSFQSHTIVLTTLSGEQEILRSRDGRLVSAVVKATRLAIVRRRLPATATWNVGRAAHG